The Juglans regia cultivar Chandler chromosome 2, Walnut 2.0, whole genome shotgun sequence genome includes a window with the following:
- the LOC109004607 gene encoding uncharacterized protein LOC109004607, whose product MEKLKELEEKWCKFRLSEKEATDIMFNEEEDEALRYKEDRSLVGRVFSSRVISMEVLGSTMGKVWRISKAAKFLELCTNIFVITFETQADKERVWAGRPWLFDHQLLAMKSFNGFTPPQRMSFEKESFWVRMYNLPLMCMTKARGEQIGGMVGYAEEVDTQVDGSGWGKVLKEQIKMNIKLPIPRSITIKVKGESLWIPFSDEKLPRLCFSCGCIVHGESGCLKQEGDDDGGNNIGYG is encoded by the coding sequence ATGGAGAAGTTGAAGGAATTGGAGGAAAAATGGTGCAAGTTTCGACTATCTGAAAAGGAGGCCACGGACATAATGTTCAatgaagaagaggatgaagCATTGAGATACAAAGAGGACAGAAGTCTAGTGGGGAGGGTTTTTTCATCGAGAGTGATAAGCATGGAAGTACTGGGCTCAACCATGGGCAAGGTGTGGAGGATTAGCAAGGCAGCAAAATTTTTGGAGTTATGtacaaatatttttgttattacttTTGAAACCCAAGCTGATAAGGAGAGGGTGTGGGCTGGAAGACCGTGGTTGTTTGACCATCAGTTGTTAGCTATGAAGAGCTTTAATGGTTTCACTCCACCACAGAGGATGAGTTTTGAGAAAGAGAGTTTCTGGGTAAGGATGTATAACCTACCTTTAATGTGTATGACTAAAGCTCGTGGAGAGCAAATAGGTGGGATGGTGGGATATGCAGAGGAGGTGGATACTCAGGTAGATGGTAGTGGATGGGGAAAAGTTCTGAAAGaacaaattaagatgaatatAAAGTTGCCTATACCCAGAAGCATAACTATTAAGGTTAAAGGAGAAAGCCTATGGATACCATTCAGCGACGAAAAATTACCTAGATTATGTTTCTCATGTGGTTGTATAGTGCATGGAGAATCTGGGTGTTTAAAACAAGAAGGAGATGACGATGGGGGGAACAATATAGGGTATGGTTGA